In Fibrobacter sp. UWB13, the genomic window AATCACGTCACTCGTAATCGGGTCCAAGCCCGTTGTTGGTTCATCGTACAAAAGAATTTCCGGATTCAGAGCAATAGCTCTCGCAAGCGCCACACGCTTACGCATACCACCCGAAAGTTCGGAAGGCATCTTTGTACGGAAAGACGGTACGAGGTTGATCATCTGGAGCTTTTCGGTCACCACGTTCTGGATCTCGGCTTCAGAGAGTTCGGGATGATGTTCACGGAGAGCAAAGGCGATATTTTCGCCTGTATCCATGGAGTCAAACAAGGCGCCCATTTGGAACAACATACCCATCTTGCGGCGGATGGTACGCGTATCGAAGAACTGCGGCGTACTGATCGTCACGCCATCGACAGTCACTTCACCGCCATCCGGCTGCAAAAGTCCAATCATGTGCTTAAGAATCACGGACTTGCCTCCGCCAGACTTACCGATGATGACCATCGTCTCGCCACGACGGATGTCGAGGTTCACGTCTTCAAGAACCGTCTGAGGGCCAAAGGACTTCTTGAGCCCCTTGAGTCGAATCGCAATATCATTCGGATCGATTTTTACATTCGGCATAACAACCTCTAGAAGAACATGAACGCATCAAGAATAAAGTCAGAAACCAAAATCATAAGGCAACTCGCCACAACAACACTCATCGTTGCAAGTCCCACGCCATGAGCCCCGGGCTTGGAGTGC contains:
- a CDS encoding ABC transporter ATP-binding protein gives rise to the protein MPNVKIDPNDIAIRLKGLKKSFGPQTVLEDVNLDIRRGETMVIIGKSGGGKSVILKHMIGLLQPDGGEVTVDGVTISTPQFFDTRTIRRKMGMLFQMGALFDSMDTGENIAFALREHHPELSEAEIQNVVTEKLQMINLVPSFRTKMPSELSGGMRKRVALARAIALNPEILLYDEPTTGLDPITSDVINDLILDMQSKLGVTSVVVTHDMVSAFKVADRIAMLLNGRIIEVGTVDEIKNTSNPYVHQFITGQRKISVDGESQE